A single genomic interval of Bufo gargarizans isolate SCDJY-AF-19 unplaced genomic scaffold, ASM1485885v1 original_scaffold_2027_pilon, whole genome shotgun sequence harbors:
- the GPR174 gene encoding probable G-protein coupled receptor 174: MPLGSNVTDGCEMDGRVLDYLYAITYAVILIPGLIGNVLALWVFYAYMKETKRAVIFMINLAMADLLQVLSLPLRIFYYLHKSWPFGRFVCMFCFYLKYVNMYASIFFLVCISVRRFIYLLYPFRHRQRRCDVYVSVAGWILVCISCLPFPLLRTGQETSGGEQRCFVDLPLQDIGFAASVVTVTAAEIFGFVSPLAIVLFCTWRTVTSLREPHAASHDLGEKRKALKMILTCAAVFLICFAPYHLSFPLDFLAKANKIASCSQRRAILTLHPVALCLASMNCCLDPVIYYFTTDEFRRRLSRQDLVDGAEMQIYDGKDFTDPSGCRTR; this comes from the coding sequence ATGCCGCTTGGCAGCAATGTGACGGACGGCTGTGAGATGGATGGCCGTGTCCTGGACTACCTGTACGCCATCACCTACGCCGTCATCCTCATCCCGGGGCTGATCGGGAACGTCCTGGCGCTGTGGGTCTTCTACGCGTACATGAAGGAGACGAAACGCGCCGTCATCTTCATGATCAACCTGGCCATGGCGGACCTGCTGCAGGTGCTGTCGCTGCCGCTGCGCATCTTTTATTACCTGCACAAGTCGTGGCCGTTCGGACGCTTCGTCTGCATGTTCTGCTTCTACCTGAAGTACGTCAACATGTACGCCAGCATCTTCTTCCTGGTGTGCATCAGCGTGCGCCGCTTCATCTACCTCCTCTACCCCTTCCGCCATAGGCAGCGGCGGTGTGACGTGTACGTTAGCGTCGCCGGCTGGATCCTGGTCTGCATCAGTTGCCTCCCGTTTCCTCTGCTCAGGACCGGGCAGGAGACGAGCGGCGGCGAGCAGAGATGCTTTGTGGACCTCCCCCTGCAGGACATTGGCTTTGCCGCCTCGGTGGTGACGGTGACCGCCGCCGAGATCTTCGGGTTTGTCAGTCCGCTGGCCATTGTTCTGTTCTGCACCTGGAGGACGGTGACCTCGCTGCGGGAGCCACACGCCGCCTCTCACGACCTCGGGGAGAAGCGGAAGGCGCTGAAGATGATCCTGACCTGCGCCGCCGTCTTCCTCATCTGCTTCGCTCCCTATCACCTCAGCTTCCCTCTAGATTTCCTGGCCAAAGCCAACAAGATCGCCTCATGCTCGCAGCGGCGCGCCATCCTCACCCTGCACCCCGTGGCGCTCTGCCTGGCCAGTATGAACTGCTGCCTGGACCCCGTCATCTACTACTTCACCACCGACGAGTTCCGGCGCAGGCTGTCCCGGCAGGACTTGGTGGACGGCGCCGAGATGCAGATTTACGACGGTAAAGACTTCACGGATCCCAGCGGCTGCCGAACGAGGTGA